GACGAGTACTTGGTGAtcgtccacttctacacggcgacgccatctctttcccatggtgatttggttttcgatccgaggtcggatctttcccaagggggaggggatgatgtggagcatcctacaaacatcaccatgtcaagagtccgtttggcaagtgacacgtgcgacatctacttcacatacataaaggtgaatcatctcctttacacgtgttcacttgaccccttcgaggatggtatactacttgacacttctcccGTGTGCGTGCATAGGTATTGTCAGAACTTCATGGATGTCGACGAGGAGTGCGAGCGCAAGTGTACgtctacaccatccgcgagggaggcATGGAAGAGAAGacagaagaaaggagaagaagaagaagacggagcGGCTGCTGGAGCCAGGCCGGACGTCCGGACCGCCATCCGGATCATCCGAGCTCAGCCGGATCATCTGGACCCTCCCCTAGATCGTCCGGATAACTGCGTCGAAGACACCCGAAGGCTTCAAttgaagccggatcatccgggacTCCGTCCGGATCATCCGGATCCCCGATGCCCGGATCCACCGGGCCTCCGCCCGGATTGCAAGTCAGAGAGCCCGTGAAACCTCTACGTGAAGCCGGACCATCCGGATGAagacccggatcatccggacatgcccggatcatccggccttGCCTGCGTGCATGTCtccgggccgaggcccatgtacccattGGCCCACCTAACTTACCTCTTCGCcccttagactataaatagacctcctcctccaccatttgagggttagcataggtttagctcatttgagatagagctttgctcatccatacggatctactccatcGAGAGAGACCGCcacctctacggagaagatccaccttggattcaagaccccttcatgggatgacccctcaagacctcctcttggagatgaactttaccttgtatctttccctttgttgttcatgtaccttgtggatcttgtgtgtttgattgtctagtggatgtgtgattgaacttgttcttgagtgttcctctcgttttccctcgtgtttcccctcgtgttcttcgtgttcttcgcgggatcccctccatttcgtgaaagattgggcacctagggttctaccctacatcagaAGTGCACAAAATACTCTAAAAATATATGTGTAGGAGTCTTAAATATATAATATTTTGAATAgtgttactattcatcacccagggtgcagaataagttattcttcacccgatgTAATCTTACGATCATTTCATAAATAAATTACATTTGAAATACAAATAGTTACATTCGTATTGATTTACTGCATAGAATTTGGCATAACAAAAAAATAGATCAAAAAATGTATTTTATGTACATTTTACACTATGTTATTACATTTGTAATTTTACGTAACATAAAAAAATTATGACGATTATAGGTTTTCTTACCGTCTCTTTTTACGTCAGAAATAAGACAAAACTTACGGAACGTAAAATTACGGTGCATTGATGGTAAAATAGAGGAGgatgaagaataactattcctcacccaggatgacgaatagtcaatccctTCCTATATTTTGAATGtgtcaatatggactacatacagacTGAAATGAATGAACAAACACTAAAACGTACCTATATAGTACAATCTTTTTTAAAAAAAAGTGGTTTAAAACAtgttatatttgtgaacggagggagtgTAAACTATGCGGGTGGGTGATCCGAGGGGAAGCTCTGTGATTGATTGCACTACACGAGTGTACTACCATGATTGACTAGTCTGCTCCCTGTTGCTAACACGGCACTCTCTCCCATTTCTTGTCCAACTCCCACAGAAATGCCCTTCCCATCGATTCCATCGATGCATTTCACCCCGACGGTTGTTGATTGATTGCACCGTTTGTTCTGGGAACTATAAACAATCTCGTGCAAGCATTGCCACGACTGTGCATCAAAGTGCGCACCACAGTCCACAGATGTTGGCACGATCGGTCCACTAACGCGCACAAACCAAAGTTATCCGTCGCCCACCACCGGCCGGCCGGGCCGGACTGGCGCATGCGGCCGGCGTCCGTTCCACCACGCAATCCAATAACGCCCACGGCGTCCACTTGCGTCCAGCACTACACGGCAGTGCAGGCCACAACGGGTAAGCATCAAAGACAGAACTCCTTGTTTGACGCCCGTAAAATACTACGGCGCCACTTATTAGGCTCAGCACTATACGGCAGGGCAGGGCACAACAGGTAACCAGCAAATTAGAAGTTCCTTATTCGACACTAATAAGATAGTGGCTTCTCTATTTGACGATGAACAAAAAAAACTTCCTTATTTGACGTTGGGTTTAAATTGCATATCATGTCTAACACTACCGTCTGGTTTTTCGAGCTGGCGGTGTTAAATGTCACGCGAAAGGACACATTTGTCCTTGACTTTATCATGTGCCCAAATGGGAGAATATCTTATGAAAACCAACGGTCGGTGAAAACTGGTAAAAGCCACGTGGAAACAATGTTTtgaagttttaaaaaaatgaaaaaaaatatacTGGATGTTAAGACGGTGTGTTCTATTTTCCATGTGAAACTCCAAGTTCAGACACATTACAGGATGTGAGCTATAAAAAAAGCAAAATCAACATTGAATAGTACCGGATAGCGACATCACCATTCATTGCtgaatttcttttttttttcattgCTCGAATCTggtaatgtgtttcaacttggaATCTTGCATCACGATAGAACATCATCTTCTTAACATCccggatttttttttgaaactttcaaacatgatttccatgaagttttCTTTGAATGTTGGTTTTTATGTGATATTCTCCCGTGCCCAACTAAGGAAAGAGAGGGGGCAAGAACGAACGAAAGGAAATTTGAGGTGGAATTTGCAGACAACCCTCTTTCTCACAACACCACCGACCTCCTCCCCCCTCTATCTATGTACTAAACACGTGTCGAGGCCACTAATTCCTCCCAGCTCCAGCACATCCCTGAGTTGCCGCTTGCTGGCACCCTAGTTGGTGTTTTATTATCTATAAAGCGGTGTGAAAGTCTGTTTCAAGAGTGTCGCTCACTGGCGTGGTTCTGCCTCACCGCACTCCTCCAACACCTGATTGGCGCTTCGCTTCCCCGTCACCGATGTGCCTCCCTTGGCCATAGTCATTCGGTGGGGTCGCAGCTGCGGCCGCAAAGTGGGGTCGGTGCCACGCTCTCAGAGGCCCGCTGTCGTATTCGACCTCTCATGCTGCCCCTCGATCACATTATGTGCAGTCACGCCTTTCTCCGCACCATGTGGCAGAGCTCGGACGCCATGGTCATGCTCATCAAAACTAACATCAGCAGCATGAGAATTTGAGGGTTCTCTTCAACCTACCTACGGGTGAGGGGCACGGGTAGGtcgaagaaagggatgacgagtGGGTCTCACTTGTATGCGAGgcaagaaaagaaagagagggatTGGCTACATGTCTAAGGGCAGAAGTGTCTTTTAACACCGTTTGTCAAAAAAAAAAAGGACGGTGGCGTTAGAGTGGAATGGAATTAAGACCCGGTGTCAAAATAGGGAAAGATAGTCTCCGGTGTCGAATAAGGAAGCCATTATCTTACCAATCGTCAGGAAAGGAATTCCGTCAACAAATGCAGGCACCCCCTGCTCCCTCCAATCAGCGGAGCTCGTCACGGCGCTCCCGCGTCCCCGGTGCGTCACCGCCATCCCGTGGCGTGGACGTCAATTCCGCCCTATATATCCGCGCGCACGCCGCGCCCAAACATACTAATCACCACGGCCCAGCCGGCGACTCGCGACTCGTCGCTGGCAACCACAGCCCACAGTACCACCGTCCGTCGAAGCCTCGCACGTGCGATGGCCGGCGGGCGCCGCTCcggcttcgccgccgcggccctgctcctcctcgtcttcaccgccggCTGCGGCGCGGCGCCGCAGGGCGCGGAGGTGACGGGGCTGCCGGGCTTCGACGGCGCGCTGCCGTCGAAGCACTACGCCGGGTACGTGACGGTGGACGAGAAGCACGGGCGGAACCTGTTCTACTACGCGGTGGAGTCGGAGCGCGACCCGGCCAAGGACCCCGTCGTGCTCTGGCTCAACGGCGGGCCCGGCTGCTCCAGCTTCGACGGCTTCGTCTACGAGCACGGTGcgtcttctcctcctcctcgtcgtggTTGTCCGTGCGTCCGGTGGGGTGGGAGGGAAACTGGCCACGTCCGTCCGTTCGCAGTAGGGGTAGGAGTAGACCCCAGGCGCTAGCTGTTGGGAAGTCGCTGAGAGGCCGATGGAGGTGGTGGCGACCGGCCGTGTCTGATTCGCTGGTTTTTCCACGGTCGATGGAGTAAAGGCCTTGGCGTAAAGCGGCCAGGGCGTACAAACGGAATCTGCCTCACGTACACACCACCCGTTTTACtccgttttttcttttctttttttgagctGGAACACCGTGTGTTCCAATTACGGAGGGCCGTCGGCTAGGTCGTTTTAGTCCGGTTTTCGTAACGGTGGTTTTGCGGCGACAACCGGGTTAGAACGAAATTTATATCTGTATCTGCATCTATATCTATATATCTCTACCCTAATAATAAATAGATACTACAAATACGGATAGAGATACAGATACAGATTTCCCTTATACAGATACAGATATAGATATATACAGATACAAATATAGATAGAGATACAGATTTCGTATTAATAAATAGGCTATTGCTTTTGACGGTACGTCATGTAAATTGCCCTTAAAGTTGTCACATATTACGCACAATGCCACCTATAAACTTATCATAGATAGCggcaactactccctccgttccgaattacttgtcgcaagtatggatgtatgtagatgtattttagttgtagatatatccatttctgcgacgagtaatttggaacggagggagtgggTAGATATTTTTGTTGTCTAATAAATTGGAAATATCTTGAGCACATTTAAAAAATCACCCCATATTTATGTTTTTATGCAACACCACTTATCATTATGTTTGTCCTTCAGCATCGTGAAAGATTTTAAGGGATTTGTTGTGACGTGGAGTGGGTGTATGAGGGATGAATTATTTTTGTTCTGATGCAACGTACGGGCATGTTTGCTAGTCACTAGTTAAAGGGTACCCCTTAGAAAGGTTACTTTGAAACTCCTTTGATAGAGAATCAACGGTCGTGGCGAGTGCTCTGTGGGTACTGAACTCAATCTAGGCCGTCCACGCGCTTGGAACTTGTCCGTTGCTTATCTAAACTAGGAGGAAAGTGATAGACACACACTTGGTCAAATAGATACCTTCAGAGTAGCAGAGGAAGCTTGGGTCCTGGACAGGTCaactattttttctttttctagaATAAAGGTCTGCCTCGTAGAGTGTAAGCGAACGACAAGTCCTGAGTAGAGTGAAGCACGCCCAGTGCTGGATGAAATGTCTGACAGCAAGATCCTTTTCTGAAGATTTATGGTTTACGGTTTACCTTTAAGTAGAAACGTTTAAGTATTGCTACTTTTCTTCACTACGTTGCACATATATATCCATGCAGTTTCTTGTTAAATCATGAATAAATGAATTAATTGATTAACTTGAAATTACATGTAACTTTCATCTTTATCTTTATCTATTATCTTCATCTTTATCTGTATTTGTATTTAGATGTGTATATGTATCTATATCCCTAATAATAATGTAGAGTGTATCTATATATGTATCTATAtttatatctatatctatatcccTACCCCTAATAATAATGAAGGGGCTATTGCTTCTGACGATACGTCATGTAAATCTGCATCATGAAATTTATATTTATATCTATATTTGTATCTGTAGCCCACTAGCTATTGCTTCCAACTTTTCTACCTATTTTTATGTAAATTTTCTTTTATTGGGCAGATTTAAATACTTTTTAAaatatccatttctttccaaTACTAACTCAAAATCTGACATATTATATATGAAAACTCCTCAGAAAAATGTGCCGATTTCAAATATGCTATTTTCATGCATGGCAATCATTTTTTTAAATCCcattttccttcttttttttattattttatcAGGTAGATTCCAATACTTTTTAAAATATTGATATCTTTCAAAACCTAACTCGAAATCGAACATGTTAGTCGGAAACTCCTTTGATAGAGAGTCAACGGTCGTGGCTAGTGCTCTGCAGCTGCTGAGCTCAATCTAGGCCGTCCATCCGTTGCTTCTCTGAAACCGGAGGAAAGTGACACACACTTGGTCTGATAGGTATCTTCAGAGAAGCAGAGGAAGCTGCGTCTACTCCTGGACACAactcttttcttcttcttgttcttgttcttcttcttcttctacaaTAAAGGGATACCACGTAGGGTATGGGCAAACAACAAGTCCCGAATGGAGCGAAGCACGCCCTGTGCTTGACGAAATGTCTGACCGCAACAAGATCCTTTTCTGAAGATTTATGGTTTGCCTTTAAGTAGAAACATTTAAGGTTTACTTTTCTTCACTacgtttcatatatatatatatatccacgcATTTTTTTGTTAAGTCATGAATAAATGATTAACTTGAAATTACAAGTGACCGTCAAGTTCATACAGTACTATTCATTTTTGTCTACATTCAGGGCCATTCAACTTCGAATCGGGCGGGTCGGTTAAAAGCCTGCCAAAGCTTCATCTCAACCCTTACAGCTGGTCCAAGGTTGGATACTAGCTTCCATTGGCCCAGTGGCGTATATAATTACCAACAAACTATTTGTTGTTATATCTAACTTGAGTAATTGTGGCTTAGGTGTCTACCATGATATACCTGGACTCCCCTGCTGGTGTGGGGCTGTCATACTCAAACAATGTTTCAGATTATGAAACGGGAGACCTCAAAACCGCGGCGGATTCGCATACTTTCCTTCTGAAGGTATGCATGTGTATTCATGTTAGCATGGTTTATTAAGAGATTATCGTTATGCTATATAGCTCAAGTTATGTGGCTTGTATGTATGCAGTGGTTTCAGTTGTACCCTGAGTTTCTGAGCAACCCGTTCTACATAGCTGGGGAGTCGTATGCCGGGGTTTATGTCCCTACTCTTTCGCATGAAGTTGTCAAAGGTCTGGCCCCGGTTTTCAACTCACCTTCATCAGTATATAAGTATAGTTACTAATCATTTGGGTTTCTTATTTACTGAGTAATTAATTATCCACAGGGATACAAGGAGGAGCTAAGCCAACTATAAACTTCAAGGTTAGTGTACAGATGAATTTTCTCGGTTTGCCGATCGCAAACTTTATGAAATGCCAAGTAAATCAGGTTTGACGTTTTGACCTGTACTATTATGATAGGGCTACATGGTGGGGAATGGCGTCTGCGACACTGTTTTTGATGGTAATGCTCTTGTGCCATTTGCACATGGAATGGGTCTAATATCAGAAGAAATATACCAGGTAGGTAATTCAGACAGACAGTGTTAATTCGAGTCAGATTAGTTTCCAGTATCCTACTGGTATTTGCTTCAAAACATTTCTTTTAAATAACCATGTCTACTCACAATGCAGCAAGCTTTTACGACGTGTGATGGAAATTACTGGAATGCCAGTGATGGTACATGTGAAAGCGCGTTAGTGAAAATCGACTCGGTAAAAACGCGTGTCACCTTTTCAGAGTGAAAACTGCAAGCTCTTCTCTCATGATGATGCGCTGACTATTTTCTTATTCACAGTTAATCAGCGAACTGAACATTTATGACATTCTTGAGCCATGCTACCACGGCAGAAGCATCAAAGAAGCGAACCCACAGAATAGCAAATTGCCTACAAGTTTCAAAGATCTTGGTACAACTAACAAGCCCTTTCCGGTAAGAACGAGAATGCTCGGGCGTGCTTGGCCTCTGAGAGCTCCTGTAAAAGCCGGACGCGTTCCATTATGGCAGGAAGTTGCAAGTGGTGTTCCATGCATGGTAAGCTTAAAGCATAATTCAGAGAAAGATACTACACATTTAAAATTCTTGCGCTTGTGAATTAAACATAGTTCAGAGGAAATTTGCTGTCTGCAAGAGATACATAACATGCTCATTTCCCAGTATATGATAACATTTAGTTTGCTTAATGTACAGAGCGATGAAGTGGCAACGGCATGGCTGGACAATGATGGCGTCAGATCTGCAATCCATGCGCAATCAGTATGATCATTAGTCAGCATTAGATGGAACTGAAGACACTTCCATTTTTCTAACTCTAGTTTTTCATGCTCATACTAGGTAAGCTCAATTGGGCCATGGCTCTTATGCACGGATAAAATTGATTTCAACCATGATGCTGGCAGTATGATCAGTTATCACAAGAACCTCACAAGCCAGGGTTATCGTGCCATCATATTCAGGTACACCATGAACCTGTAGAATGATATTCTTATCTTATCTGTGTGGCTGTTGTCTAATCTCTGTATTGAGCAAAATTTGGCATCCTAACTCTTCTGAAGATATTTGAGTTGTTCACTATCTTATAGTGAATATATTTCCTTAATGATTCATTTGCATTATCCTAGACAGAGAGAAGCAAATCGGATGCCATATTATTCATGGATTGTCACATTCTCTGCTTTTATTAATGACTATTTTGCATTTGTTTCAGTGGTGACCATGATATGTGTGTGCCATACACCGGGAGTGAAGCATGGACAAAATCTATGGGGTATGGAGTTGTTGACTCATGGCGACCATGGTTCACAAACGACCAAGTTTCCGGGTACTGAACTATTATTGCTGAATTTTATTAATGTCCAAGTTGAAGTATCCTTGACATGAACTCACAATTACTTTCACGAGGGTTAACACTAAAAACAAAATTTAAAACGCTTGCAATGTTACTTTGGCACGGTTCAAGCTAAGAATATATGTTGCGAAAACACCATGGAAATGAAGAAGCAACATGTAACTCACAATGCCTGTTTGTTGAACTCCTTAGGTACACCGAAGGCTATGAGCATGGTCTCACTTTTGCTACTATTAAGGTAAGCATACATTTTTTTCATACATGGTCATCACAGTTAGTAAAAAAAAATGTATGAGCACATCATTAACTTAAAAAAAAATTCCGTACCTTTTCGTTTGTTTTTTCACAGGGCGCTGGACACACCGTTCCTGAATACAAACCACAGGAAGCATTGGCTTTCTACAGCCGTTGGCTCAATGGTTCAAAGTTGTGAGGCTTGTGCCTGGCTGCGAATAATGGGGGAATATACTTCTGCATACAGTCAAGAATGAACAAATGTTGATTTGAAGAAAGAGTATAGATAGTCACATACTCAAATTTCAAAAATAGCAATTGGAACACTGCGTGTTGTATTCATTCATGCAAATATATTTGGTCGATGCAGCTTTGATATTATTGCTTTCATGATTTGTCCACTATGCGATCATGACTTCTGAATTTCAGTTGATATGGAGAGTATATCGTATCCTCGACTGTAAAAGAAAGAAACAATGCCATATTTTGAAATGGGTACATACATAATCATTCAAAAAAAAGTGCATACAGAAAGGACAATATATCTAAATTCATACTTGGGCATTTGGAAACTAGGATTATGTGCTATTAGATACTTGAGACTAGTCTTAGTCTTCCGCTGAATAGGTAAGTTAGGCCATATGACTATATGAGCATTCTAATTAGCAAGCTGCGCTAAAAAAATAAAGGTTTATAATAGATAAGTGGTGGCGGTGGTTCACCCACTTTCAAGCCAAAATTAGAAACACATAATTTCAGGAAAGAGATGACCTACAAGCCATATAGATAGTCACATACTCAAAATTTCTAAAATAGCAATTGGAACACTGCGTGTTGTATTCTTTCTTGCAGATATTTGGTCGATGCAGcttttgttggaaatatgtcctagaggcaataataaaatggttattattatatttccttgttcacgataattgtctattgttcatgctataattgtgttattcggaaatcataatacatgtgtgaacacatagaccataacatgtccctagtgagcctctagttgactagctcgttgatcaatagatggttatgttttcctgaccatggacattagatgtcattgataacgggatcacatcattaggagaatgatgtgatggacaagacccaatccttagcatagcactagatcgtgtagttcgtttgctaaagcttttctaatgtcaagtatcatttccttagaccatgagatcgtgcaactcctggattccgtaggaatgctttgggtgtaccaaacgtcacaacgtaactgggtggctataaaggtgcactacaggtatctccgaaagtgtctgttgggttggcacggatcgagactgggatttgtcactccgtatgacggagaggtatctctgggcccactcggtaatgcatcatcataatgagctcaatgtgactaagtagttagtcacgggatcatgcattacggaacgagtaaagtgactttccggaaacgagattgaacgaggtattgggataccgacgatcgaatctcgggcaagtaacgtaccgattgacaaagggaattgtatacgggattgcttgaatcctcgacatcgtggttcatccgatgagatcatcgtggaacgtgcgggagccaacatgggtatccagatcccgctgttggttattggctagagaggtgtctcggtcatgtctgcatgattcccgaacccgtagggtctacacacttaaggttcgatgacgctagggttataaggaaggtttgtatgtgattaccgaatgttgttcggagtcccggatgagatcccggacgtcacgaggagttccggattggtccggaggtgaagatttatatatgggaagtcatcatacggtcactggaaatattcgggggtataccggtattgtaccgggaccaccggaggggttccgggggtccaccgggagggtccacctgccccggagggcctaatgggctgtaggtggaagggaaccagcccctaagtgggctgggcgccatcccccctagggcccatgcgcctagggttggggggaaccctaaagggaggcgccccccttgcttggggggcaagccccctcccccttggccgccgcccccctctagatctcatctagaggggtcggcccccttctccctataaatagaggggtggagggagggctgcagcaacacatccaaggcgcaacccctcccctccccaacacctctcctcctccgcgtgagcttggcgaagccctgccggagaactaccactccatcaccaccacgtcgtcgtgctgctgttggagccctcttcctcaacctctccctccacctcgctggatcaaggtgcgggagacgtcaccgggctgcacgtgtgttgaacgcggaggtgccgttgttcggcgctaggatcggaatctaccgcgatctgaatcgctacgagtacgactccctcatccgcgttcttgcaacgcttccgactcgcgatcttcaaaggtatgaagatgcactcccctctcgttgctagtaaactccatagattgatcttggtgatgcgtagaaaatttttaatttctgcaacgatccccaacagtggcatcatgagctaggtctatgcgtagtttctatgcacgagtagaacacaagttgttgtgggcgtcgattttgtcaatttacttgtcgttactagtcttatcttgattcggcggcatcgtgggatgaagcggcccggaccgaccttacacgtacgcttacgtgagacaggttccaccgactgacatgcactagttgcataaggtggctagcgggtgtctgtctctcccactttagtcggatcggattcgatgaaaagggtccttatgaagggtaaatagaaattggcatatcacgttgtggttttggcgtaggtaagaaacgttcttgctagaaacctataacagccacgtaaaaatttgcaacaacaattagaggacgtctaacttgtttttgcagcatgtgtcatgtgatgtgatatggccagaagaatgtgatgaatgatatatgtgatgtatgagattgatcatgttcttgtaataggaatcacgacttgcatgtcgatgagtatggcaaccggcaggagccataggagttgtcttaatttatttatgacctgcgtgtcaactgaaacgtcatgtaattactttactttattgctaaccgttagtagaagtaatagttggcgagacaacttcatgaagacacgatgatggagatcatggtgtcatgccggtgacgatgatgatcatggcgccccgaagatggagatcaaaaggagcaaaaaaatgatattggccatatcatgtcactatttgattgcatgtgatgtttatcatgttttacatcttatttgcttaga
The Aegilops tauschii subsp. strangulata cultivar AL8/78 chromosome 3, Aet v6.0, whole genome shotgun sequence genome window above contains:
- the LOC109737940 gene encoding serine carboxypeptidase 1, producing MAGGRRSGFAAAALLLLVFTAGCGAAPQGAEVTGLPGFDGALPSKHYAGYVTVDEKHGRNLFYYAVESERDPAKDPVVLWLNGGPGCSSFDGFVYEHGPFNFESGGSVKSLPKLHLNPYSWSKVSTMIYLDSPAGVGLSYSNNVSDYETGDLKTAADSHTFLLKWFQLYPEFLSNPFYIAGESYAGVYVPTLSHEVVKGIQGGAKPTINFKGYMVGNGVCDTVFDGNALVPFAHGMGLISEEIYQQAFTTCDGNYWNASDGTCESALVKIDSLISELNIYDILEPCYHGRSIKEANPQNSKLPTSFKDLGTTNKPFPVRTRMLGRAWPLRAPVKAGRVPLWQEVASGVPCMSDEVATAWLDNDGVRSAIHAQSVSSIGPWLLCTDKIDFNHDAGSMISYHKNLTSQGYRAIIFSGDHDMCVPYTGSEAWTKSMGYGVVDSWRPWFTNDQVSGYTEGYEHGLTFATIKGAGHTVPEYKPQEALAFYSRWLNGSKL